From the Hemicordylus capensis ecotype Gifberg chromosome 1, rHemCap1.1.pri, whole genome shotgun sequence genome, the window CTAGTTTTCTCTTCATACTCCGTTCTTTCAACCATTTCTCATAGGGCTTGGTTTCCAAACCCTTCACTATCTTTCTTGCCCTCCTCTGAAACCATTCCAGTTTTTCAATATCCTTAAAATGCAAGACCCAGAATGGGACACAGTAcctccaagtgaggtctgaccagtgcagaatataGTAGAATTATCTCTTTTATCAGTTGGCCTCTGTTAATGCAACCAATGATTGCATTAGCTTTtctagcagctgcatcacagtgccggctcatgttcaacttattGTTCCCTAAGACACCTAGGTCCTTTTCACATGTCCTCCTGCCCCATCCtctacttgtgcatttgatttttcttgcccAAATGCAGAAAAGTctgcatttgtctctgttgaattcCACCTTGCAATTAGATGGCAGAGGAGACAGCGTTCAGGGGCAGGAGGGAACATGAAGGCATCCATGCTCCTGCCCTATGCATTTAAGTAAGCTGATTTGGAATATTGTCTGAACAGGCCCTTTGTGTTTTGTGACATGCCTTTAGTTATTTTCCTTCCATTCACAGATTAGATGCTGTGCAGCATGTAGGCATAATGTCTATTGGATGCGACAAGCTTGAGACCTTGACAAGAATGTCCTGGCAGTTTGGGCCCTGGGCTTTGAATGGCAGCGCAAGAAAGCATCTGGTCTGAATTGATGCTTTGAAAGGTGTTCTGTCCTTTGTTCTTATGGTCCATTGAACTGAAGAATAATGAAGCGAAGGCCTGTGATTTTGGCTGCTGTTCATTTGGCGTTGACGGAAGATCTGAGGTGTTTGTGCTGCATTAACACACACTAGACAATCCGAGGTCTCCAGCAGTGCTGCTGTTTTTGTGTTCATGagatttattcctacccttttgACATGAATAGAGGGAGGAGAACTAGAAGTCAAAAcacaagccctgttcacatgttatattcaacagcTGTACAAcaagtgtgcacaggtacagatgattcacacattatgctgaacacaggtagagcagtacacttcctatctgtaccatcaTTTGAGGatcctgtgcccaggttcacttttaaaatgaacgcaggtacagtaattcacacaaaaatgtgtaagGGTGTACAAAcatatgtacacttgtacaacatgatgtctgaactgggctataGAATTCTAGAGTTGCaagggaactctctctctctctctctctctctctctctctctctctctctctctctctctcacacacacacacacacacacacacacacacacacacacacacactgctcagtACAGGAAGCTGCTACAACACAGAAGAGGAAAGGATGCGGAGGGTTTGTTAGCAAGTACAAATAAATTTAGACAGAACTAGAGAGCTATACTGAAGAATTATGTAACTGCAGCTGTGGCTTTCTAGGTTCTTAAACTTTTCTAGGTATTTAAACTTTTAGCAGAGTTTAAATACATTACCTTACTTTTTTCCAGCTTGTTTctgttgctttattattattattattattattaaataaaagcACAGCATTTCGGATTTACATGACAACCTCTAGAGTCTGCATCCGAGGCCATTAATTCATGCTCCTCAGTTCACCAGTGCCTGTGCATATTCATCTGTAGAGAAGCCCCTTTTGAGAGAAGGTTGGTACTGGTATAGTGGAGAGGTTGGTGTGGGATTGGAAGTTGCCTTCAACAAGACATATGCTTTCTGTGCCTTGCTTGAACTcgttttctttcttcctctttgaTACAGAAGGAAGTGGAAGGAATGACTGTGTGGTGTTTTGCATGCTGAAAATGAGGGTGGGTGAACATAGGCGTTTTTGGATCACAAATTCACCAGCAGCTGTACTTAACTGTAGAATAGAATATTAGATTTTACTCTGACTTTGGGCTATGGAACCATGCTTTATGCCCCCGAAAGGGCTTGTGAATTGACAAGGAGCTTGTTGGTACCACATAaggcagaaatccatagtttggtctcattgttggccttcaagagagccctaaaaacttgtttgttctggccttccaaggttttcaaattgttcttaaatgtttttaactggtctTGAAtggtttaaaatttgttttatatggttttaagtCTGTTGTTTTACATTGTTGTTGGGGGGGTGTTGTTTGTTTTACATCGCCCAGCTGGGCAGTATtgtaatgtaataaaataaaaataaattaatgagCCCTGAAGGGCTGGTGTGGATATGGTGCTTATAATTGGTGGTACTGGGAAGTCCTTGGAGCTTTCGGGGGAgggaaaacataggaacataggaaactgccttctactgagtcagaccattggtctatctatctcagtattgtcttcacagattggcagcggcttctccaaggttgcaggcaggaataattaaataaaaataaaaataaaaaatcttgtcctatcttggagatggtgccagggccctagatgctcttcccagagtggctccatcccctgaggggaatctcttacagcgctcacacttcgagtctccctttcgtatgcaaccaggacagaccctgcttagctaaggggacaagtcatgcttgcttccacaagatcagttctcctctTCCTGGCATTCACCTCTGTACTGGCAGTCTCTTCGAAGGCATTCAGCGGGTCAATCCATGGAAAGAGGCATCTGTGTCATTTTCATGTTGTTTAAGACACTTTTGTCAGCCCTATTCTCTGATTGGAAGTATTTTGTTCAGCATCTTTCAtacctgttgctgctgttgtgcccTCAATATCTGCTACATGTTGGATATGTAGTGGATGTCCTACAGAGCAAGCatgatatagtggttagaatgttggactaggatcagggagacctgatttcaaatccccacctggccatgaaactcactgggtgactctgggccaatcacgcctaacttacctcacagggttgttgtgaggagaaatgtaaagcatgtacactgctctgggctctttggagaaagttTGGGATACAAGtgaaaaaataagtaaataaacaaacatggatagatcaatggctgacatactgcacaatgttccgCGCAGGCTGGTAGCACAACATGCACACAGTTGTacaagtgtgctcttgtgcaaatgcggAAATTGTGAAAACGCAGTTGTGTAATAgtgcagccattggaaataatgaatgGCCGTACTATCATGCAAATCTGTttacacaatttttgcatttgtgcaagagtgctcttgacAATTGCGTTCACCTTACGTTACAGTGTACATGttatgttgcacagtatgtcagctagtAAACCCAACACATGTATTTTATGTACAAAATAATTTCTCCATTGAGTGGGGATTGAGCCCGAGTCTTCATAATGTGGATTCTTCATACCACTGCCAAATGTTCTTGATGGTCCCTGGCACTGATGTGGAAGACCCTCCATTCACGGGATGATCAATCTAGTGAGCCGCTCTACATGTTATGGTCACTGTGTAAGCAGCAACATGGAGGCTGATGCATGTGGTGTTGTAATGTGTTGACTAGGTCTGAATGAGGACAACTTGCTGAAGgttggggacagtgttccctctaagagggattcccagatattgttgactccaactcccagcatccccaactgcaatagcctttacttgaaaattatgggagttggagtcaacaacatttgggaatccctgttagagggaacactggttggggacTATTGCTGGTCTTGCGGAAgtgagcatgaatcgtcccctttggtaagcagggtctgtcctggtttatgtttggatgggtaactacatctgagcactgtctgctggaagatatcccccatagggcatgaggccatagctcagtggtagagcatctgcttagcatgcagaaggtcccaggttcactccctggcatctccaggtaggactaggagagacgttggagagccactgccagtcagtgtagacaatactgatctggatggaccaaaggtctgactctgtatcaggcagcttcctgtgttcccaaggTCGCTTACTACATGTGTGTCTATGGCTGGATTTGAGCTCATCCAGCGCTGCCCAGTGATAGTTTTGTTTCTTATATTGTCAGCTGAGTGAAGATGTGGAACAATTTTCTACAAACTCAGGGCCAGCAGAGGAACAAGTTGGCGAAGAAGATCAGGAAGATGCCAGCTCAACTATCCTTCCAGGTGAGGACTGTTGGTCTTCTGGTTGCTAAATGACCATGTGGTTGAATAGATATCTGGGGCCACACGAGTGCCCTCTGTGGAGGGTATTTTTTTCAGCAAGACAAGCAGAGCCATTCCATCTCCCTGAAGTAAGGAATAGTAGTGCCATATGCACGGAGGAATGGATAGCTGAATTATTCAACAGGCGCAGGAAGACCTCTCCAGAAGTCAGTTTTGACTGTGATGCAACATGCACCAAGGTCAGCGCTGTTCAGGCACTGAGGGGACATTGTGGGGAAAGCGGAGGGATATACTTGCCTCCAACATTCACGGGGAAAGCAGGATTGTGTCCCAAGTCTATGTTTTTTTGATATCTTGAAATTCTGACATAATTCCATGTGAGTTCAGGACTCTGGTGTATTTGCCCCCCATATTCCTAGACAACAGCAGCATTTCGGCGCACTTCAGCAAGTCCTGCCTGAAGAACGTCTTCTCGGTAATTCTCCTCTTCATTTATCTGCTACTTATGGCGGTGGCTGTTTTCCTGGTCTACCAAACTATTGTCGACTTCATGGAAAAGCTCAGGCATCCAGTGATGTCTGTCTCGTACAAGGAGGTGCCCTATTACGATGCACCTGGTAAGACTGGAAGCAAATCAGAGAACAGCAACTTTATCTGAAGATGCTATTTTAAATGTCTACAAGTGTACAAATGACTCTTTGGCTTTCCAGCtcttaaatagggatgtgcccgaaccatggTTCGAAGCACGGTTTGAGCACTTTAaaggaaattagaaagggaactttaaggaaaaggagagcagatgCTTACCTGTTTTccactgccccttccagcttcctgctggggcagtgtatATCTCCAAAAGCCCTGCGCGccatcagcacgcacatggtaTCTGCGCATGCGTGGGTGCCATGTGCATGGTTAGCAtgttgttgctgaccacgcaaatagcACCCATGTATGTGCAgataccatgtgtgtgctgatggtgTGCTTTTTGGAAtgtgcgccaccccagcaggaggctggaAGGCGTGGCGGAGAGCAAGTAAGCACCtactctccttttccttaaagttctttttctaatttccctaaaagtgcttgaaccacagtttgggcacatctctaCTTTAAAGCTTGTGTAGTGTGGGCTTTTCGGGTTTTACACATGCCTCTGTTAAGTGctgttgattgattaagtgccatcaggttggtatcgactcttagcaaccacatagatagattcttctccaggatgatctgtcttcaacttggcctttaaggtctctcagtgctgtaCAACATGTCAACTAGTGGAAGCTTTTCAGTTCCCAAAGcaccctgggaactgtagtttcctTGTGGTGCTGAACATTCTGTTGGTGGTTCCAAGTACCCAGGTGCTGGGTGAAAACTTTGATAATGAGGAGAGTTCAACATGTTTTGTGTAAGCACAGCCTGTATGTGCTGCTTGGCAGAACTCTAAGGGTGACTAAATGTGCCATTTTAAGGGTAATGGACTCAAGCAAatgaccactttttcaatgactgtagccataagcaaaattTCAAATTCATACTGTGtatgcccactggcaagagaacatctcctactataaggccatctTGTTACAAAagccttaaatattatagatagtgtctGAAGCGTGCAAAATACATCAGTAACGGAATCTGAAACGATGTCCAAAAATTCGGATTCCATTACTGATGTATTTTGCAGGCTTCTGATGCTATCTAGTAGGAAATGTtatcttgccagtgggtatatataatatcaacttgaaaatttgcttatggctacagtcattttaaaaaatggtaacatgcctgattccttTACTTTTGGAATTGCCAGAAACAGCAGCCCTGTGTCAAGTTCTTCCCTTCCTCTTCCATAATGTCTCACACCCCATGTCTTGAAGTCATTATGTTTATatgtttccccacccctgctggacgCCATCAGCTGTAGCTGATGGTGAGAATGAGCAGAACATAAAGAGCAATGAGATCAGGATATGGGagtaggcagaggtgcacctagattaTTTTGAACCTGGACCGAgccccagcgccccccccccccgccccggccacaagttaagcatcattttttaacatgtaggttcttgagggcgcagaccacaccacacaggacagactacagatggggaggggcagggggtgtggaggccctggacttcggccccgaagtccaggggtaagagcacctctgggagtAGGTTATATTTGCCTGATTTTATGCATCAGCTAATATTCTATCCTCCAAAAAGCCAACCCCATACATTTTGCTGGTGGATTTTATTTTCCCAGCCCACTGCCAGGGACTTTGCTTCTCTGCCACAGACTGTCCATACATACACATTTCAGAGTTACAAAGACTACTGCCTTATACTATGTCAGTTTGCCCAGTCCACAGTTGTATGTCTTTGACTGGTGGTAACTCTCTGGTGGTAACTCTGCCTGTtgggcagagatctttcccagcctcacTCCccaaagtcataggaacataggaagatgtcatatactgagtcagaccataggtccatctagctcagtattgtctacacagactggcagcggcttctccaaggttgcaggcagcaatctctctcagccctgtctggagatgccaaggagataacttggaacctagatgctcttcccagagcggctccatcccctgaggggaatatcttccagtgctcacacttctagtctcccattcatatgcaaccagggtggaccctgcttagctaaggggacaatcatgcttgctaccacaagaccagctctcttccctttgtCTTCCCTTCTCGCCCTTTGTCTGTCTATGCTAAGGATTGAATTTCTGAATGCTCTTTATTCACAGCATGTGCACTCTCTACCACTGACATACATGGTCAATGGCCATTAGCATATATTGAGACAAGCCttgcttagtggcagagcacatgttgTTTAGGCAGAAGGTCTCGGGTCCAGTTCCGGGCATCtcttaaggtttttaaaaatgatcttAGGACTTACTTGTTCAGAGAGGCCTTTTAGTGTGTTTTACTACAGCCTGTTgggtttttcattttaattgggTAGGTTTTGTTTTTGTCCTACGTtctgttaaattttatattactccTCTGGTTTTATtggtttaaataaaataaaactctggtttattttatttgtattactcctctgttttttttttacccctgctaacctggcaaagaggcaccttttaacgtggcggttctctttatttagcagggggagagtaactggtacctccagtgactgttgctggtgtctatcttatgtttcttttagattgtgagccctttggggacaaagatccatattatttatttattatgtttctctgtaaaccgccctgagccgtttttggaagggcgatatagaaatcgaataaaaaataataattatattgtTGTGAGCACTCACACACCCCCAGCAGCATTTTCCTGGAGGAGcagaatatacatattttaaataaataaaataatctccaAGTACAGCTGGAAAAGACCCACCTGAAACCCTGTGGGGAGCTACTGAAAGTCAGTGCcaacagtagtgagctagatggtttgattcggtagaaggcagcttataCCAAGCTGCCATTGATAGTTCATGGCTGAGTAcaggaactgccatatactgagtcagacaattggtccatctagctcagtattgcctacacagactggcagcagcttctccaaggttgcaagcaggaatctctctcagctctatcttggggaagccagggagggaacttggaacctagatgctcttcccagagtggctccattccctgaggggaatatcttacagtgttcacacttctagtctcccatttatatgcaaccacagtggaccctgcttagctaaggggacaagtcatgtttgctacccacaagaccagctctcctctcttgccccCAGGATTCCCCCAGTTTCCAGTCCAACCTCCTACAGATCCTGATTTTCATATTACTTGCTGTACGCTGTTTTAAACAGTAATATTTTTTGTTCCGTTGTTGCACATGATGATTTTGCAGGGACCTGGGGCTAACCCAGTTTACAAGGAATGCAACACTTTCCTTCCAATGTCTGTCCCCATCACAGGTATTGCCCTCTATCCAGGCAAGGCTGAACTGCTGACCTGCAAACGACACTACTATGATTACATTCCACCTCTGGTAAACCCGGGTCAGCCAGGAGAAATCGAATGCCCTACTCAAAGAATCAACTACACAGATCCTTTTACTAATCAGACCAAGGTAATAATTAAGCAGAGGAAAGACTGGAGTCTGTTGTCTCATTCGCAGCATTGTTGTCTAAAATCGTAGCGGAGCTGTTGCTGTGGAGTTTTTCTTGCTGTGCTGTAAGTGTTTTccttaagggtttttttaaaaacatccagagatggagaagctcttattttgacaaggagtgcattccagagccctggggcagtctCAGCGAAAGCCCAGtccagagtagccaccaaatggggagcataggaagctgccatatactgagtcagaccattggtccaactagctcagtattgtcttcacagactggcagtggcttctccaaggttgcaggcaggaatctctctatgctttggtagtttgttggttcaataaaaaaatcttgtcctatcttggagaagccagggagggaacttggaacctagatgctcttcccagagtggctccattccctaaggggaatatcttaccgtgctcacacatcaaatctcccattcatatgcaaccagggtgtggaccctgcttagctaaggggacaagtcatgcttgctaccacatgaccagctctctgatcctaatgagctggtggcaaccctaaccagacctccccaaatgatcttaataggcggcagttTTCATGACAAAGGTTCATAACATTGCCCTGTGCTGAACATTGAAACTACCCTTAAAAGAATCCATCTTTAAGCCTCAATCCTGTGTACAATGTGGGTGGAGTATGAGGGGATGATCTGATGGGTCAGAGGGAATGCAAGCAGCACTCTGaactgtgcccccacccccaggccccacactACCTGCTATGCTTAGCAGTCCATCCATCCACCTGGGCTGGAACACTCAGAGCTAAACCTGGCTGGTAGTATGTTCTTGCGgattggggagagagagactacaaAGGGAAAAACCAGACACCCACTAATGCACTTGCCACCTCACCAGTGGTGCGTGTTCCCAGTCCTCTGGCGATCAGGATACCCAACACCACGCAGTTCTCCTCCCCAGAGTCCTCATTTAcactctcatttttgagaaggtaagaaatagCAGGGATCCTTTCTGAGCTCCCATTGTTTCTTACCATCTACACATCCTAGTGGCGAtcacagaagacctgcttctctcttaAGTCTTCTGACTGTGTGCAAGAATAGGGTCTGAGGGAAGAGAtgggattggtggcaaccacaactaaTGGCAGGCTAGTGAGCTAATCCTAAATTTGTGGACCCCTGGGAAAAGCTGTGGACAGGAGTACACAGTACTCCTTGCCCATTTAGACCTTTAAATTGTACTCCTTAATCCTGACTTCACATGTAAATGTAGCAGAAATGCATTTACCATGGGGTTGCCCCATGCAGCTTGGGCCTTAGAGGAGATGGCAACTTATGCTAAGACAGGAGTAAAATTTTAAATGGGACAGGGCTGTTTAGAACCATGGTTTATGTCATTGAACCATGGTTAGTTTGTATCTCTGGACCCATACTGGTCAACAAACTGGTTTATTTTGGGCAAGCTACAGTTGACTGCCCAAAATTTGAAGATGTTTGGTTTGTCCTAACCATGTTCTCATGTGTGAACCTACAACCATGGTTTTATCTTGGTTTGTTCCATTAGCTCCATCCTCACAGGGGATAAAGGGAGACAAGCCTAGATTCGGGGAAGTAAGGAAAATCaaccactttgtttgtttgtttgtttgtttaacatatttatatacccaaAACATgagtctctgggtgatttaaaattaaaatcatttaaacattgaaTCAATTAAACAACTAAAATCATGtaaacaaatattaaaatcatttaaaacccaaccttaaaaatatcaaaactataaatctaattaaaagcctgggtgaataaatgtcttcagtgcctttttaaaagttgccagagatggagaggctcttatttcaatagggaacacattccaaggcccaggggcagcaacggagaaggcccattcccgagtagccgccagacgagttggcagcaaccgcaaccgaacctctccagattatcttaacaggtggtggggctcatggtgaagaaaacgttctcttaaatacccagggcctaagctgtttagggctttataggtaatatccagcaccttgtattttgcccggaaacgtatcggcagccagtgtagttctttcaacacaggagttatatggtctctccgagatgaccccgagaccaacctggctgctgcattctggaccaactgcagtttccggactacatgcaaaagcagtcccacatagagcatgttgcagtaatccagcctagaggttaccagcatatgtaccaccattttgaggttgttcatctcaagaaatggatgcagttggagtatcagctgaagctgataaaaagcacatctggccactgcctcaacctgggacaccagggagaggtttggatccagaagcgccctcagattgtgtacctgttccttcaagggaagtgtgacctcatccagaactggtagatcaaaatcattattgttttagtggtttgtttttagttgtaaaccgccctgagccattttggaagggcggtatacaaatcaaatacataaaataaataaataataatctcctgagttctgactccgcacaataagtacctcagtcttatctggattcagtctcagtttgttatccttcatccagcccattactgcctccaggcaggcatttaggaaggttatgccttcacctgatgatgttgacatagagaaatagatttgggtgtcatcagcatattgataacaccctgcaccagatctcctgatgatctctcccagcagtttcatgtagatgtttaacagcgtcgaagacaatatggagccctgagggacaccctacaaaagttcagattttgaagaacaacagtctccaagagacactatctggaatctgcctgtgagataggagtggaagtactgcaaagcagtgcctcccacccccaatcccctcagacattctagaaagatactatggtcgatagtatcaaaagccaccgagaggttcaaaaggaccaacagagtcacactccctctgtcaattcccagttggagatcatccatcaggccaaccaaggcagtctccaccccatagcccacccaaaagccagtttgaaatgggtctagataatcagtttcctccaagaccgcctggaaggttggagacaggtctgtaattgcttaactctgagggatccaaggcaggctttttcagaagcggtctcatgattgcctccttaagtcaaggaggcatcctgccttccctcagagaagcatttataatctctgccaggccctcaacaacagcttccctgccagatattataagccatgtctgGCAAGGATTGAGAGGGTAGGTGAAACAAACCAAGGCTGGATTATTGTTTGTGTTGTGCCAGTCCAAGTTAAATATTCATGGTTCTGCATGACAGCTGAACTTGCCTGTAGTGCTGTACAATAATACTGCTATCCCACCCTCTTTCTTGTGTTCATAGAAATATGCTGTAATCGTTAAAGGACCTGAGGATGTGAAGAAGCGAGAACTGGTGTTCATGCAGTTCCAC encodes:
- the PACC1 gene encoding proton-activated chloride channel isoform X2, yielding MLKMRLSEDVEQFSTNSGPAEEQVGEEDQEDASSTILPDNSSISAHFSKSCLKNVFSVILLFIYLLLMAVAVFLVYQTIVDFMEKLRHPVMSVSYKEVPYYDAPGIALYPGKAELLTCKRHYYDYIPPLVNPGQPGEIECPTQRINYTDPFTNQTKKYAVIVKGPEDVKKRELVFMQFHLNKTDQDFNAIDYLLFSSFKNFLNSPNKSEFMKACESSYSSWKFSGGFRTWVKMSLVKTKEEDGRETVEFRQEISVINYVARTEPGGNQLFFVVFEWKDPFIQEVQDIVTANPWNMIALLCGIFLALFKAADFAKLSVKWMIKIRKRHLKRRSQALNHIS
- the PACC1 gene encoding proton-activated chloride channel isoform X1, translated to MSRQEISSSYQELSEDVEQFSTNSGPAEEQVGEEDQEDASSTILPDNSSISAHFSKSCLKNVFSVILLFIYLLLMAVAVFLVYQTIVDFMEKLRHPVMSVSYKEVPYYDAPGIALYPGKAELLTCKRHYYDYIPPLVNPGQPGEIECPTQRINYTDPFTNQTKKYAVIVKGPEDVKKRELVFMQFHLNKTDQDFNAIDYLLFSSFKNFLNSPNKSEFMKACESSYSSWKFSGGFRTWVKMSLVKTKEEDGRETVEFRQEISVINYVARTEPGGNQLFFVVFEWKDPFIQEVQDIVTANPWNMIALLCGIFLALFKAADFAKLSVKWMIKIRKRHLKRRSQALNHIS